One Candidatus Rokuibacteriota bacterium genomic window, CCGGATGCAGCGAGGTGTCGCCGCCTTCAGCGTGGAGCGCAGCGGCTACCACGTCCGCTGGGATGCCATCCCCGCCTGGGTGTGCACGCAGTGCGGCGAACCGCTGTTCGAAGCCCGAGAAGTGGACGTGATCCAGCGGGCCCTGGCCGCCCTCGACCGCGAGAGCCAGAAGCTCGCCCCGGCGTCGTAGCCCACGCCGCCGAGTTCGTCGGGCGCTTGATGTAGGCTGCTACACATGCACAGGACACAGTTGCTCCTCCCTCGCGATCTGCACCGGCGCGCTGCGCAGGCGGCAAAGGTGCGGGGGATGTCCCTCGGAAACCGCGTCCGGGAGGCTCTGGGCGAATACCTTGTCCGGGCAGGCAGGGTCCAGCCCTCGCCGGAGGCCATCGACGAGGTTCTCCTGGTCGAGCCGTTCGAGGACCCCGATTCGGACCCCGAGCTGTCGATGAACGTCGATCAGTACCTCTATGGAGCGCCCCGGCGAAGTCGCCGCCGTCAATGACCGCGCTTCGCGCCGGCTTCGCGCAGTACCGCTGAGGCCCATCGCTTCCGGCGTCCTGCCGGGCGGCGCGCTCGATCCGGGAGATGTACCGGCGCGGGGACATTGACCGGCCCGGGGCGTCCCGATACCATGCCACCCATGGTCCCGGTGATCGAGCCGGACGTGCAGATTCGTCGCTGGCGCCGGGTGGAGTACGAGCGCCTCGTCGACCTCGGCATGTTCGTCGGCGAGCGCGTCGAGCTCCTTGCCGGGTGGCTCGTCGTCCGCGAGCCCCAGGGCAGCGCTCATGCAGCGATCGTGGGGCACATCGGCCAGGTCCTCGCGGCGACCTTCGGCGCCGGGTGGCATGCGCACGTGCACTCGCCGCTGGCTCTCGACGATGAGTCGGAGCCCGAGCCCGACGTGGCCATCGTTCCAGGCGAGCCTCGCGAGCACCTCGGCGCGCATCCCTCCGCGGCGGGCACGCCGATTCCCGTCGCCGATCTCCTCCCCTGAGCGGGAGGTCGGGGCTGCCGGCGCCCGCGGCGCAGGGGCGATCAGGTCAGCCCGATCCGCGGACCGCCCTCGTCGTCGGCGGATCCGGACGGCGGAGATCGAGCGCGGTGTGGACGGCCAGCGCTCCCAGCACGACTGCCCCGCCCGCGAGGGACAGGGCCCCCGGCGACTCCCCGACGGCGAGCCACACCCAGATGGGCCCCAGGATGCTCTCCAGCACGGCGATCAGGGCGGCCTCGGCCGCCGGGATGAGGCGCGCGCCGGCGGTGTAGAGGCTCAGGCCCACGCCGAGCTGACCCATTCCGAAGAGGGCGAGGAGGACGAGGTCGCGGGCCCCGGCCGTCCCCGGCGCGGCCTGAGGGAAGGCGAAGGCGGCTCCGAAGGTCACGGCGAGGCAGGCCGCGGGAAGCATTCGCACGGCGCGGCGGCGGCGCATGATGACCGTGGCCGCCGCGAAGCTGAGCGCAGTCACGGCGGCCAGGCCGTCGCCGGTCAGCGAGCGCCGCCCCACGGATGCCGAGACCATCAGCACGGTCCCGCCGAGCGCCGCCGTCATGGCCACCCAGGTGCGGGGTGACACCCGCTCGCCCAGCCAGAGCCAGCCGATGAGGCCGGCGATGAACGGCGCGGTGCTGTGGATGATCAGCACATTGGCCACCGAGGTGCGGGCGAGCGCCATGACGAAGCACGTGGTGCCGGCGGCGAAGAAGAGCGCCATCGCGA contains:
- a CDS encoding Uma2 family endonuclease, coding for MPPMVPVIEPDVQIRRWRRVEYERLVDLGMFVGERVELLAGWLVVREPQGSAHAAIVGHIGQVLAATFGAGWHAHVHSPLALDDESEPEPDVAIVPGEPREHLGAHPSAAGTPIPVADLLP
- a CDS encoding EamA family transporter, encoding MALFFAAGTTCFVMALARTSVANVLIIHSTAPFIAGLIGWLWLGERVSPRTWVAMTAALGGTVLMVSASVGRRSLTGDGLAAVTALSFAAATVIMRRRRAVRMLPAACLAVTFGAAFAFPQAAPGTAGARDLVLLALFGMGQLGVGLSLYTAGARLIPAAEAALIAVLESILGPIWVWLAVGESPGALSLAGGAVVLGALAVHTALDLRRPDPPTTRAVRGSG
- a CDS encoding YgiT-type zinc finger protein, with product MECVHCRGRMQRGVAAFSVERSGYHVRWDAIPAWVCTQCGEPLFEAREVDVIQRALAALDRESQKLAPAS